A window of Equus przewalskii isolate Varuska chromosome 6, EquPr2, whole genome shotgun sequence genomic DNA:
TATATAATTATGTGCACTTAACTGAACCATATTTACCAAATTTGAAGTCCACCAAAGCCAAACATAGGAATTATATActaaatgacacctaacagacaACCCTCATATTTGAGCAATCACTATTTCTATGAAGGAATGAAGACAGAAAACCAAAAAGGATAAAACTCCTGAAGATAACTATGAAAAAATACTTTCTGAATATGAACATTCAACTTCAATTTAGAATCCAGAATACACAGTCCTGCCTTTTATGGagtgttttaataaatattccaaATGAAGGGAATATCTAGCAttgtatttgaataaaataaggtATATTTAActacttcttaatttctttaagttcaaatgatttttttttcttaaagggtcAAGGGTATTTATtattctatgttttttttcttgaagtaggCTGTATTTTACTGTGATCATGGATTTATCTCAAATGTTTTTGCTCATCTGATACTCTTCAGTCGAGTGTCTTCAAAGTAAGTTTGTATAGAAAGAGATGAATAACACAGAAACCAATGAGAAAACAGTTCTAGGAAAATTGGATTTGAGACACTGAGAAATATAGTTGAAGGTACTGGGGTGTATTACCTCACAAGTGAATTGCTTAAATATGTGTCCAAAATATGGACACACTGCTGGGTGTCCAtttgcttgtttcctttcttccaacTCTTTTTTCTTGTTCCAAAGGTATCCAAGATACACAGAACCACAGAATCTAACAACTGTCACAGAATTCTTTCTCGTGGGACTCTCAGATGATCTGGAATGGCAGCCTTTGCTCTTTGGGCTGTTCCTGTTCATGTACCTGGTCACCATCTTTGGGAACCTGCTCATCATCCTGCTAGTCACCTTTGACTCCCACCTCAAtacccccatgtacttcttcctctccaacctgTCCTTGGTTGACATTGGTTTCATCTCTACCACAGTCCCCAAGATGATTGTGGACATCCACACTCACAGCAGAGTCATCCCCTATATGGGCTGCCTGACACAGATGTCTTTTTTGATCCTTTTTGGATGTATGGATGGCATACTTCTGACTGCAATGGCATATGACCGGTTTGTGGCCATTTGTCACCCTCTGCACTATTCAGTCATCATGAACCCATGCCTCTGTGGCTTCTTAGTTTTGGCATCTTTTTTAATTAGCCTTTTGGACTCCCAGCTGCACTATTTGATTGTGTTACAACTTACTTGCTTCAAGGATGtggaaatttctaattttttctgtgACCCTTCTGGACTCCTCAAACTTGCCTGTTCTGACATTTTCACCAATAACATAGTCATGTATTTTGTTGGCACcatctctggttttcttcctatctCAGGGATCTTTTTCTCTTACTATAAAATTGTTTCCTCCATTCTGAGGGTGCCTTCATCAGGTGGGAAGTacaaagccttctccacctgtggctcTCACCTGTcagttgtttgcttattttatggAACAGCTATTGGAGTTTACCTTGGATCAACATTGTCACCTTCCCCCAGGAAAGATGTTACAGCCTCGATCATGTACACCATAGTcacccccatgctgaaccccttcatttacagcctgaggaacagggACATCAAGAGTGCCCTGTGGAGACTCTACAGCAGACTAATCTAATCTCAGTATGTGCGCAATCCTTTCTGGAGTGTGGGTTGGAAAAATCAGCAAAACCAAACATGCAGACCAGTGAATACTGCTTCCTTGATcgcattattttttcattctcatgGTTTTCATTCCTCTCCATGTTTCATATATGAATATTACTTCTTTTGATTCATCTTTAATTGGATTGAGGGAGTGTTCTGGGACCCTGTGTGCATCATGATGAATGCATGAGAGGTTCTCTTCATTGCCTCTGGTATCCAGGTGAAATGCACGACTCTTTTGTCATATGCTTAAAATTTTCATCCTTTTCCATGGTTTCTGTGACTGTTCCATCAGAATTTTGCATCTGTCAAATCTATTTATTCAGGTAACACCTGACGATGCAGTTCACTGGTCTTCAATCATGGATTTTACTGGAATCCCCTGGTGGAGTTTTATAAATACTGATGACTGGGTCTCATCACCAGAGATTCTGATATAGTTGGACTGGTTCGTGTCTAggtatgagggtttcttttaaATCATCTGAGATGGTTCAGTTGTGATTTCTGAAAGAGATCAAGCTCATAAAGTTTAATATATGAAATAGCTTATTGTAGCTCCTGGCAATGTggtttttccaaatgttttcttaaaatacattGTCCTTCAATgccataaaattttcatttgtgctGATTATTAAGCTATTGTATCTCTGCTCAAAACTCACCCTTCTATACTTGTTTTGGTGGTCCCAGACTGGGTCTCTTGAAATCACTGCTCTGGCTTTCTTGTTACGTACTTTTAATAATGCCCAGTAAATTTCACTAGACTCTAAAGTTAAGTTCACTACTTCCTTTACACCCCTAAGCCCTTGGGCTTTATTGGCTTCCATCTGGAACCACAA
This region includes:
- the LOC103566519 gene encoding olfactory receptor 7E24-like, which encodes RYPRYTEPQNLTTVTEFFLVGLSDDLEWQPLLFGLFLFMYLVTIFGNLLIILLVTFDSHLNTPMYFFLSNLSLVDIGFISTTVPKMIVDIHTHSRVIPYMGCLTQMSFLILFGCMDGILLTAMAYDRFVAICHPLHYSVIMNPCLCGFLVLASFLISLLDSQLHYLIVLQLTCFKDVEISNFFCDPSGLLKLACSDIFTNNIVMYFVGTISGFLPISGIFFSYYKIVSSILRVPSSGGKYKAFSTCGSHLSVVCLFYGTAIGVYLGSTLSPSPRKDVTASIMYTIVTPMLNPFIYSLRNRDIKSALWRLYSRLI